The sequence GGTTCATCGACACGAACGCCTACCCCCAGCCCCGGCTGGACACGTACGCCAACAACACCTTCTGGTGGGATGACATCTCGGACGGGCCCGTCACCGCGACGCTGGTCATGGATGACAACTCGGAGCATGAGGTGGAGTTCCCCGCGTGGGTCGTGGTGGGGCCCCCCGGGTACGCGCCACAAATCCTCAACGTCATCACGCTCTACGACACGCTCTTCGACACCTTCGTCACCCAGCGGGGGCTCGTCCCCGGGCTCTACCAGGGTGGGCAGTTCCAGCAGGACTACACGCCCAACTTCCAGGCCGACCTTCTTCCCATCCTCAGCCGCCCCGCCGCCTACCAGTGGGTCGCTGACGTGGGCCCGCAGGGCAATGGCAGACACGACGCCATCCAGGGCGGTAACCTGGGCCCCCGCTTCCTTCAGCGAATCCGGAACCCCGACGACGTCAACGTGCCGACGCCGGACCTCATGCCGAAGATGGCGGGCGACAACCCCATCTCCGACACCATCCCCCGGAAGTTCCTGAGCCTCACGCGGACCCAGTACTTCCTCCTCCAGCAATACAGTGCCGGCAAGGTCGACCACTCGCCCCCCAAGTCCCCCGCGTCGGAGGGAGCGCGGTTGGACCGCGCCGTGCTGGAGAACTGCGTGGGCGGCGCGTTCTGCCCGGGCATCGAGATGACGTGGATTGCCCGGGACGCGAACTTCTTCCAGGACGACCCGGCCGCGGGCTTCCGCTTCAAGCACCGCGACAGGACCGAGGGCCAGCCGCTCCAGTGGAGCATCAATCCGCACGACGGGCTGGGCCTGGAGCCGGGGGATGCCAGCAAATACATGGCGCTGCCATGGCAGGCCGACTTCAACGAGTGCTCCAACCAGACCGTCCAGGGGACGTCGCTCTGGTGGTGGCCCGCCCAACGGCCCTACTTCGTGAGCTACCTGGGAGACGACCAGCAGTGGCACCAGGACTATTGGACGCGTCCGACGGACATCAACTTCGACAAGGACGAGGACATGGTCTTCCACTGGAAGGAATTGGGCTTCGTCCTCAAGCGGTCGGATGCCCCCGCCCCCCAGCAGGGCCCTGAGGCCGCGCCAGGACTGCCGCCCGCGCCCACGTTCATCGAGGTGGAGCGGACGTACGCGCCCGCCACGGGCCAAGAGGAACCGGCCCTCGCCAAGGTGGCCAACTCGTGAGCGAGGACTCCTGCGACGTGGCCGTCATTGGCGGCGGCCCCGCGGGCGCGGCCATGGCCGTGGCCTTGAGGAGGAAGGCGCCGTCGCTCTCCGTCACCCTGGTCGAGCGGACCACCTATGACGCCCCCCGGCTGGGGGAAACCCTGCCGCCGGACGTCCGCCTGTCGCTGTCACGGCTCGGCGTCTGGGAAAGCTTCCTGCGCGATGGACACCTTGCCTCCCGCGGCACGGCGTCATGCTGGGGCAGGGCGGAGCCGGGCTTCAATGACACGATGATGTCCCCCTGGGGTTCCGCCTGGCACCTGGACCGGACGCGCTTCGACGAACGGCTGAGCGTCGAAGCCGCCCGGCAAGGCGCTCGGGTGCTGCGGGCGACGACCCTGGTGGACTCGGAATCCCTGGGGCGCCACGGCTATCGGCTCCGCCTGTCCCATGGGGGAGCAGACCCCAGCACGCTGCGGGCACGCTTCGTCGTGGACGCCACGGGAGGCAAGGCCACCTTCGCCTCGGCACGCGGCGCGCGGCG is a genomic window of Corallococcus exiguus containing:
- a CDS encoding LodA/GoxA family CTQ-dependent oxidase, whose protein sequence is MSTTYKIHPAIGVARVGDSEDYYLGPEEAGGLPLEVAGGSVTRFRDASMAVRRQAARFQIHAYDSPGSNGRRVQPGEGGIKDIRWTVHLANKKSAWYEFRQQQGADGTYAVDHPLRNPRTVGNDRNALILDAGPRTVTCLGSAGGPTTVQCELLPASARPSRLLPEGSDITTLGKLVTDARGYLHAVGGYGKSGVSVRYDITSGLLEAWARYHTLEKVSGLSGKAQAILMALKSIADIGYDTQAAFDAAVASVLTAPSLGLTSDQVTQAQGFIDTNAYPQPRLDTYANNTFWWDDISDGPVTATLVMDDNSEHEVEFPAWVVVGPPGYAPQILNVITLYDTLFDTFVTQRGLVPGLYQGGQFQQDYTPNFQADLLPILSRPAAYQWVADVGPQGNGRHDAIQGGNLGPRFLQRIRNPDDVNVPTPDLMPKMAGDNPISDTIPRKFLSLTRTQYFLLQQYSAGKVDHSPPKSPASEGARLDRAVLENCVGGAFCPGIEMTWIARDANFFQDDPAAGFRFKHRDRTEGQPLQWSINPHDGLGLEPGDASKYMALPWQADFNECSNQTVQGTSLWWWPAQRPYFVSYLGDDQQWHQDYWTRPTDINFDKDEDMVFHWKELGFVLKRSDAPAPQQGPEAAPGLPPAPTFIEVERTYAPATGQEEPALAKVANS